DNA sequence from the Bacillota bacterium genome:
CCGTGCGCGACATCTTCGCCGAGCGGCGCTTCGACGACCTGGCCGTGGAGGCCTTCACCGGCCGGACGCGGGCGCCGCTCAAGATCCAGGAAGGCTGCAACGAGTTCTGCACCTACTGCATCATCCCTTACGCCCGGGGCGGCCTCCGCTCGCGCAGCCTGGAGTCGATCCGGCGCGAGGCGGAGCGCCTCCTGGCCGCCGGCTTCCGCGAGCTGGTACTGACCGGCGTCCACATCGGCGCCTGGGGCCGGGACCTGCCCGGCCGGCCGCGGCTCGCCGAGGTGGTGCGCATGCTGGGCGGGCTGCCCGGCCTCGACCGCCTGCGGCTCTCCTCCATCGAGCCGATGGACGTCGACGACGAGCTGCTGGAGGCGATGGCGTCGACACCGGCCTTCTGCCACCATCTCCACCTGCCGCTCCAGGCGGGCTCGGACGCCGTCCTCCGGCGCATGCGGCGCCGCTACACGAGGGCCGAGTATGCGCGCATCGTAGAGCGGGCACGACGGCTGATGCCCGACGTCGGGTTGAGCACGGACGTAATCGCAGGCTTCCCCGGCGAGAGCGGGGAGGAGTTCGAGGAAGGGTACCGCTTCCTGGAGGCGATGGGCTTCGAGCGGCTCCACGTCTTCCCCTACTCGGCGAGGAGGGGGACGCCGGCGGCCGCCTTCCCCGACCAGGTGCCCGAGAGCGTCAAGCGCCACCGGGTCGAGCGGCTGCTCGAGCTGGGTGCACGGTTGGCAGCGGCGGCGCGGCGCTCCTGGATCGGCCGCGAGGTCGAGGTGCTGGTGGAGGACGAGCCGGCGCGGGAGGGCTGGATGGAGGGGCTGACGCCCGGCTACCTGCGCGTCCTCCTGCCCGGCGGCCGCGAGCTGGCCAACCGGCTCATCCGCGTCCGCCTGGTGGGCGAGGAGGGCGAGGCGCTGGTCGGGGAGCCCGTGGACCGGCGCGCATAGAATCTTCCGAAAGAGGGCCGGCCGCCGCGGGCCGGCCGGCTGGGGGCGAAGAGGGTGGCGTCAGGCCAGGCGGGGGCACGGAGACTGCGGGTGGCGGTTCTCTTCGGCGGGCGCTCGGCGGAGCATGAGGTCTCCGTCCGCTCGGCGGCGACGGTCATCGCCGCCCTGGACCCCGCGCGCTTCGAGGCGGTGCCGGTGGCCATCTCGCGCGACGGGCGCTGGCGGCAGCTGCCGCCGGGCGCGCTGGGGCGGGTCGGGGCGGGCGATCCCGAGCGCCTCCTGCCCTTGCTCGGCGCCTGGGCGGCCGGGGAGGAGAAGGCGGCCGAGGACGGCGAGGTGCGGGACGGCGAGCCGCGGGGCGGGAGCGTCGCCCTCCTGCCCGCGGCGGGGGCGGGCCTGCTGGAGCCCGCCGCCGGAGCCGGCCGCTCGGGGGTGGAGCCGGGCAGCTGGGACGTGGTCTTCCCGGTGCTGCACGGGCCCTTCGGCGAGGACGGCTCCATCCAGGGGCTGCTGGAGGTGGCGGGCCTGCCCTACGTGGGCGCCGGCGTGGCCGCCTCGGCGGTGGCCATGGACAAGGCGCTGGCCAAGGACGTGCTGCGGGCGCACGGCCTGCCGGTGCTGCCCTTCCTCCTGGTCCGCCGCGACGAGCCTTTCGAGGACGTGGCGGCGCGGGTGGAGGCGGCGCTGGGCTACCCCGTCTTCGTCAAGCCGGCCAACCTGGGCTCCAGCGTCGGCGTCTCGCGCGTGGGCGGCCGGGAGGCGTTGCGGGCGGCGCTGGCCCGGGCGGGCCGCTACGACACGCGCCTCCTGGTGGAGCGGGCCATCCCGGCGCGCGAGATCGAATGCTCCGTGCTGGGCAACGCCGAGCCCGAGGCGTCGCTCCCCGGCGAGGTGGTACCGCACCGGGACTTCTACGACTACCGGGCGAAGTACCTGGAGGAAGGAAGCGCGCTCCTCATCCCCGCCCCCCTCGCCCCCCCCGCGCGAGAGCGCGTCCGGCGGCTGGCCGTGGAGGCCTACCGGGCGCTGGGCTGCGAGGGGATGGCGCGGGTGGACTTCCTCCTCCACCGGGAGACGGGCGAGCTTTATGTCAGCGAGCTGAACACCATCCCCGGCTTCACCTCCATCAGCATGTACCCCAAACTCTGGGAGGCCAGCGGGCTGCCGCTGCCGCGGCTGGTGGAGCGGCTGATCGAGCTGGCCCTGGAGCGGCACGCGCTGCGCGCCTCGCTCGACCTCTACCCGGATCCGGGGGAGCAGGCCGGGCCGGAGTAGGCCGGGCCGCGCTCCCGCCGCGCGCTACCCGAGGCGAGCCCGGCTGTGCCGCACGGCGAGCACGACGCCCGCCGCCACCGCCGCCAGCGCCGCCCACGGCAGGACGTAGGCGACCAGCACGAAGAGCGCCTGCAGCGAGGCGAGGAGCGCGCCGAGGACCGGCGCCAGGATCGCGCCGACGCCGGCGGGCGCGTCCGACGGGCGGGCGCCGCGCGCCGCCAGCGTGATCTGGACGGTGGCGAGGGTGGCCATACGGTCGAGCGACCGCTGCTCCTGAGTGAGCGAGTCGATCTGGGCCTGGACGTCGCCCAGCGCCTTCTGGATCTGGAGGACCTGGCCGATGTCGCCGGTGCGGGCGTAGAGCTGCTCGTAGGCGGCCGCCTCCGACCGGAGCGCGCGGATGCGGGCGTCGAGGTCGATCATCTGCTGCGTCACGTCGCGCCCCGACTGGCTCTCCGAGGTCACCTCGCCCAGCTGGCGGACCGCCGCCAGGAAGCCCTGCAGCGACCCGCTGGGCACGCGCACGGTGAGCGTCGCCGCGTCGCTCAGCGTGGAGGACTCGACGTAGCCCCCCTGGGCTTGCGCCAGTTGGCCGACGCGCGCGAACGCCTGGCCGACGTCGGCCACCGCGAGCGCGAGGCTCACCTGCCGGACCACCTTCCGCTCGGCGAGGTCGACCGGCGCCTCGGCCGCGGCCGCCTCCGGCTGGGCGCCGGTCGCCGGAGCCGCGCCGGAGGCCGATCCGGCCGTGGCAGCCGGCGCGCCCGGGCCCGCCTGGGCGGCTGCCGCCGTTGTCGCCGCCTGGCTGCCCCGGACCTGCACGGGGCGCGCCGAGAGCAGAGCGGGCGCCGGCGACGGGCGCACGACGAGGCTGAGCCCGACCATCAC
Encoded proteins:
- the mtaB gene encoding tRNA (N(6)-L-threonylcarbamoyladenosine(37)-C(2))-methylthiotransferase MtaB, yielding MEASEAREDAGRVALRTLGCKVNQYDGEALLERFRRAGYRVVPFEEEAEVYLVNTCTVTAESDRKSRQLIRRAHRRNPDAVVVVAGCYAQVARGEVAGLPGVGVVLGNQARERVVELAESVRAGGRPVSAVRDIFAERRFDDLAVEAFTGRTRAPLKIQEGCNEFCTYCIIPYARGGLRSRSLESIRREAERLLAAGFRELVLTGVHIGAWGRDLPGRPRLAEVVRMLGGLPGLDRLRLSSIEPMDVDDELLEAMASTPAFCHHLHLPLQAGSDAVLRRMRRRYTRAEYARIVERARRLMPDVGLSTDVIAGFPGESGEEFEEGYRFLEAMGFERLHVFPYSARRGTPAAAFPDQVPESVKRHRVERLLELGARLAAAARRSWIGREVEVLVEDEPAREGWMEGLTPGYLRVLLPGGRELANRLIRVRLVGEEGEALVGEPVDRRA
- a CDS encoding DUF4349 domain-containing protein, translated to MEGVAGRGGVAWSRLVAWVAGVLAGLFLVMVGLSLVVRPSPAPALLSARPVQVRGSQAATTAAAAQAGPGAPAATAGSASGAAPATGAQPEAAAAEAPVDLAERKVVRQVSLALAVADVGQAFARVGQLAQAQGGYVESSTLSDAATLTVRVPSGSLQGFLAAVRQLGEVTSESQSGRDVTQQMIDLDARIRALRSEAAAYEQLYARTGDIGQVLQIQKALGDVQAQIDSLTQEQRSLDRMATLATVQITLAARGARPSDAPAGVGAILAPVLGALLASLQALFVLVAYVLPWAALAAVAAGVVLAVRHSRARLG
- a CDS encoding D-alanine--D-alanine ligase produces the protein MASGQAGARRLRVAVLFGGRSAEHEVSVRSAATVIAALDPARFEAVPVAISRDGRWRQLPPGALGRVGAGDPERLLPLLGAWAAGEEKAAEDGEVRDGEPRGGSVALLPAAGAGLLEPAAGAGRSGVEPGSWDVVFPVLHGPFGEDGSIQGLLEVAGLPYVGAGVAASAVAMDKALAKDVLRAHGLPVLPFLLVRRDEPFEDVAARVEAALGYPVFVKPANLGSSVGVSRVGGREALRAALARAGRYDTRLLVERAIPAREIECSVLGNAEPEASLPGEVVPHRDFYDYRAKYLEEGSALLIPAPLAPPARERVRRLAVEAYRALGCEGMARVDFLLHRETGELYVSELNTIPGFTSISMYPKLWEASGLPLPRLVERLIELALERHALRASLDLYPDPGEQAGPE